ATCGCCGAGAACTCTTCTTCCAGCACAGGATAAAATTCCCGTTCGAAAAACTGGGCTTCAAGTTTTGCGACCAGCCTTTCAATCGCCTCGCGCCGATCAGTCATCACGACGCCTCCAGCGGCGTTCCCGCGATACGGTGTCGGTGATATCTTCTCCCGGAAGGCCATCTTCGTCGTCGCGGGTTTTTGAGATGGCATATGCCCCGATAGCCTGATCACACGCTGGTTGACCAAGCACGTTGCCGAAAGGCCCTGTGCCAGCGACAGGCAAGTTGTCGCTGTCGGGCAGCCGTTTTGTAATCTTCAGGCCCATGAAAAGATCGTCTCTGGCCCGGTCCACAGTCGCAGTGCTGTGTCGATGCAGAGTTTTGCCTGACCGACGCAGGGATGCGTCGCAGATACCTCTTATTCGTATCAGAGCTCGTGCGATAGTGTCTTCAAAAATGGCCGCTTCGTTGCGATGCTTCTCACGGATGCTTTTCGCTATGGCCGTCCACTCATCAAGGTTCATTCCACGAGCTGTCTCAATTGTGGCTTCTGCTGGCTCCCAACCCGTCCCTATTTGAATGGAAACGAAGCCTAGATCATTTGGGTCCAGACGAAGGTTGACTGTTTTTTTGCCGTGCCGAAGATAAAGTTCGGCCAAATTTTTGCTTACGTAATGAATGCCATTGACCAGCACGCCATGTCGCGAGGCTTTCCTTTCAAGAGGAATCCCCAACACTGCCCGCTGCGTGTTTGCATCTGGCGGAGATGTCACGCCACACTGGTTGGCAAGGCGTTTCCAAGCATTCGCTGGCGTTTCCTTGAGCAAACCGCCATGTTCGCTGTTGTGATAGATATCAACGATGAACGTCACAAAAATGGCCAAAAGTTCGTCATCATTCAGGACCGCTTGCTGCTGAGACGGATAACCGCCGCGTTGTTTTGGGTTGGAAAATACCCGCCCAGGCAACAGCTCCATCAACTGTACGGCAAACAGGCCAAAAAGGCGTTCGATACGCCCTCGCAGCTTGGGTACAGCTGCCGGTGGCGCAAGATACTGAATTTTGAGGTCTGCAAGAGCACCCCTGAAAGCGCGGTTTGCATATGATGATCCCATATCAGTGTAGATAGTATCGGGGCGACCAAAATGGTCCCACAGACATTCACAGCCCAAGGCTCGCGCTACGTCCGATTTATCGCGCAGGATTGTCGTCACAGTATCCAACGATTCCGAAGTAGTTGGTGTCTCGGAAATCTTGAATCCGACGATACAGCGCGTCGCACAATCAATCGCCACGCTAATCCAGCGACGGCCCATATTGAGCTTGGCCGCGTCTGTCGGGTCAAGCTTATCAGCAATTCCAATTCTCTTGAATAGTGAAAGGACATCAACCTCCCACTCATCCATTTCCACCCGTTCCATCGGGTAGTCAGCAAATATTCCGTTCTCATAGATCGCCATCGAACGCTTTGCTTCGTCTGGTCCCCGGCGGTGCGCAATCACTTGAAACTGGTCCAAGTCCCGAATGCGGCGTCTGATCGTGCTTTCAGATGGTATTTGGAGTGGGGGCTTTCCTTGTACCTGACGTTCGCGGTTCCGTTTTCGAAAAGTCCGGAGTGTCTCTCGGACAATACACGCAGGTGTTGGCTGTCGGGGGTCGAGGTAGTCGAGAAGGATTTCACGCATAAATCGCTCTACCGCGTCCGAAAAAATGATAGGGTAGGTAGAAAGGTCTCGTCGTTTGCGTAACAGGCCGATGGGCGATTGCTGCGCATTCACATAATCGCGCAACCACTTCAAAAGCGTTTTTGCGCATGGAGGAGGCTTCGGGACGTGAGACGGCTCGCTATCCCATCTCGCTGTTCTCTTAGAATGAGAGGTCAGTTCAATCCGCTGAACCTGTTGTGCAAGCTCTGGCATATACGCAGCTAATGAAACTTCAGTCTTTGAAAACCGGCCCTCGATCCAAGCCTCGTACGCCAACTTTGTATAGCTCCACTTCCAGAAAAGCTTCGCTTGGGCTTTTTCGCCGAGAGCATTGATGAAATTGGCATCGGCTTTCTGACGGGCGGCAACCCGACCGGCCCAAAAATGCCCCGGCAGCAATCTTACATCCGGTCTTTCGAGAAATTTGACATACTCCTCATGGGCGATTGCGACATCACCACCTTTCTCATCCATGCTGCGTAACACAAAACCTTGGGGTCCTTGACTGACGATGCTGTGTTCAACGTTGCCGATTTCAATGCAATCGTTTTCGTTCAGTCTGAATTGCGGGGTCATACTACACCTCCGGCGAAAAGATTCGACCGCGGGCTTATGACGCCAGTCTCGGTTGTATGCGCGATCCCAGCAAAAATGAGCCTGAAGGCGGCGCGGTAGGCGCGTCCAGCCAATCCGGTAATCAGACCGATCTCCAAGATCGTTGTCGGCTTCGAGAGCCCGCGAAGGGCAGCGGTCAGCACTTCGTCCGCCTCAGGATCTGGAAACATTCGGAAATGATGGAGCTTCGATGCGTTACGCAGCTGTGTAGATGAAAACGATCGGTCCGTGACCAAAATGACCTCGTCGGCCAAATGGCGCGGGATCGCCGCCGTGATCCTTGCAAAATTATCCTGAAACCTCTGCTTACGCGCCTCGGCTGTATTCTTGACGACGACAGCGACTTTTCGACCGTCAGCGAAGGTTGCGAGAAAATCAATCGTATGATTGCGCTTGCGCCCCGACGGATCGATGAATTGGATCGTGAAGGCCTGCTCATGCAAATCGACCAGATCCGGTTGCGCAAGAATGACTAACCCTGTGCCGAACTCCAGCCCACTCTCAACCTCGACCGTGATTGTACGAGCAAGAACAGGTAAATCAGCAAGGCAGTGGCCTCGGCCACTGCCCCTGGATCGCATCGGTATGTTGCGTGTCGCCCTGCTAGGCAGTGTATTTTGATATGAAATTGCCTCTGTCATGTTTCATAGACCCTGACATGCGCACGCGCACTGTCAGGGCCCTCCTCCTTTGAATGAGCAAAAGGGATCCAAGCGTCGACGCAGCGGCGCTCAGGCTTGACTTTTTGATGAATTCAAGGGAAACAGGACGCATCGACGCAATCGATTCTAGCGGCCTCGGGAGTTCCACCTCTCGGGGTCGTTTCCCTTTCCAAGGTCAGATCTTTGTCATTGTCGCGCCTCCTCAAATTGCTTTGAAGGCCACAGCGCGGATTTTGCCTCGTTGAGATGACGGGAAATCACGTCCTCAACTTCACTGTGAGAACGCCGCCCTTGGCTCACCATCGTGACTAGGCTCGCGGCGCAGCCGACCTCGGTCGCGATATCGGTGAATTTGACACCCTTCGCACGCAGTCGGCGCTTAATTGCATCGTGGCGCTCTATGTCAACGGTCATCGTTCACCTCCAAATCTTGCGTTCGCGGCAAGACTTTGTGGTGAATAATTAACAGGCCCGAATCACCTAATCAAGAAAATGATAGAGTTATCAAACACTAAGATGCTCTCTTAGGGCAGTTTGGAAGCATATAGGTGTCGAAAGCGAAAATACCTTAAGATGACAAAGAGGAGTGTCAGATAAGGCTGATAGCTCACCAGACGTCACTTTCGGGGATGCGTGTTTCGCTTCACAAGGTCGAGCCACGACGAATACCTGATTTTTCGATTCTTCGGTGAATATTGAATATATTCGAGTTCGCCGTCTCTCATGTACTGACGAATTAGCGCAATGCTTACCGCCGTGCGCTCCGCCAGCTCTTTGGGAGTGAAATATTCTTCAGTGGTGTTATCCATCGCCGTTTCGATCCTATAGCTTGTCATGCGCTTGAAAGCAGTCGCATTCTTCACCATGCTCACCAAACGCATGAATCTGCGACTCACCTGCACTATTGTGCACACATAATGCATTAAGGCTACATTTGTATATGAGCGCCACCACCGAATTGATTTGGGACAGCTCTCCGGCTGCGTTTGGTGCACGCTTGACCATCATCCGTCATGAGGTTGGTCAAACACAGGTGAAATTTGCGGCCCAGCTCGGGGTCTCTCTGCGATCTTACCATCATTATGAGAAAGGTCAGCGCAGCTGTACGACAGACATCCTCGCGATCCTGTCGTCTAACTTTGGGGTCGATTTAAACTGGCTGATAACAGGCGTCGAAAACAACCCAGCGCGTGATGACGCCACGTCAATCGAGAACTTCAACACGTCGCTTATCGCGTATCTATCAGAGCGCAAGATTTCACTTACGGATGCGCAAAGACGAGCTGTTGTTGCAAAGTGGTATCAAGGCCGACAGCACAAACGCGTAGACCTGCAGGATGATGTCGCGTTTTGGGTCGAGATGCTGAGATGATGGGCCCCATCAGGTGAAAGGACACGCAATGTCTTCAAAAGTTATCGATGTGTTAGAGCGGAACCTAACGGATACCGCTGCACATCTAAAATCACCATGTAGCAACTTGGTTGGGGGAACAATCGGCCTTGCGGTAGGTAAGGCTTTGCTTCCAGTTCTAGACCATAATGCCCAAGCTACCATCTTCCTGACAAGCCTGACGCTTATTTCCATGGCGGTTGCCGTCTGGTCAATGGCACAGGCTGTACCCTGGATGATCACACGTCTGAAAACATCCGCACGGTTAATAAAAGCTGTCCACGGCGCTTCGGCTCCCAGCCTCCTTCCAAGGTTCAG
This genomic window from Roseovarius sp. M141 contains:
- a CDS encoding helix-turn-helix domain-containing protein, yielding MTVDIERHDAIKRRLRAKGVKFTDIATEVGCAASLVTMVSQGRRSHSEVEDVISRHLNEAKSALWPSKQFEEARQ
- a CDS encoding TnsA endonuclease N-terminal domain-containing protein → MTEAISYQNTLPSRATRNIPMRSRGSGRGHCLADLPVLARTITVEVESGLEFGTGLVILAQPDLVDLHEQAFTIQFIDPSGRKRNHTIDFLATFADGRKVAVVVKNTAEARKQRFQDNFARITAAIPRHLADEVILVTDRSFSSTQLRNASKLHHFRMFPDPEADEVLTAALRGLSKPTTILEIGLITGLAGRAYRAAFRLIFAGIAHTTETGVISPRSNLFAGGVV
- a CDS encoding helix-turn-helix domain-containing protein, translating into MSATTELIWDSSPAAFGARLTIIRHEVGQTQVKFAAQLGVSLRSYHHYEKGQRSCTTDILAILSSNFGVDLNWLITGVENNPARDDATSIENFNTSLIAYLSERKISLTDAQRRAVVAKWYQGRQHKRVDLQDDVAFWVEMLR
- a CDS encoding DDE-type integrase/transposase/recombinase; this translates as MTPQFRLNENDCIEIGNVEHSIVSQGPQGFVLRSMDEKGGDVAIAHEEYVKFLERPDVRLLPGHFWAGRVAARQKADANFINALGEKAQAKLFWKWSYTKLAYEAWIEGRFSKTEVSLAAYMPELAQQVQRIELTSHSKRTARWDSEPSHVPKPPPCAKTLLKWLRDYVNAQQSPIGLLRKRRDLSTYPIIFSDAVERFMREILLDYLDPRQPTPACIVRETLRTFRKRNRERQVQGKPPLQIPSESTIRRRIRDLDQFQVIAHRRGPDEAKRSMAIYENGIFADYPMERVEMDEWEVDVLSLFKRIGIADKLDPTDAAKLNMGRRWISVAIDCATRCIVGFKISETPTTSESLDTVTTILRDKSDVARALGCECLWDHFGRPDTIYTDMGSSYANRAFRGALADLKIQYLAPPAAVPKLRGRIERLFGLFAVQLMELLPGRVFSNPKQRGGYPSQQQAVLNDDELLAIFVTFIVDIYHNSEHGGLLKETPANAWKRLANQCGVTSPPDANTQRAVLGIPLERKASRHGVLVNGIHYVSKNLAELYLRHGKKTVNLRLDPNDLGFVSIQIGTGWEPAEATIETARGMNLDEWTAIAKSIREKHRNEAAIFEDTIARALIRIRGICDASLRRSGKTLHRHSTATVDRARDDLFMGLKITKRLPDSDNLPVAGTGPFGNVLGQPACDQAIGAYAISKTRDDEDGLPGEDITDTVSRERRWRRRDD